From one Cyanobacterium stanieri PCC 7202 genomic stretch:
- a CDS encoding multi-sensor hybrid histidine kinase (PFAM: HAMP domain; Cache domain; Response regulator receiver domain; Histidine kinase-, DNA gyrase B-, and HSP90-like ATPase; His Kinase A (phosphoacceptor) domain; PAS fold~TIGRFAM: PAS domain S-box~COGs: COG0642 Signal transduction histidine kinase~InterProIPR004358:IPR000014:IPR001610:IPR003661:IPR 003594:IPR001789:IPR005467:IPR000700:IPR003660:IPR004010:I PR013655:IPR013656~KEGG: integral membrane sensor hybrid histidine kinase~PFAM: ATP-binding region ATPase domain protein; histidine kinase A domain protein; PAS fold-4 domain protein; PAS fold-3 domain protein; histidine kinase HAMP region domain protein; Cache domain protein; response regulator receiver~SMART: ATP-binding region ATPase domain protein; histidine kinase A domain protein; PAC repeat-containing protein; PAS domain containing protein; response regulator receiver~SPTR: Sensor protein;~TIGRFAM: PAS sensor protein) gives MRSPLTHQGKKNKDKLIPLRWIIVIPFVCQVFGAVSIIGYLSYRSGQRSINNLGNQLMTQTADKVTDTLDQYFQQAQQINQLNQRLITSGFLDPDNFDELGKYFWQQLQTYDFNYLGYGNTNREFVGAGHGKYHSEISIIRQPEVNTIYTYQPDNQGNLSDQVLIEEIHNIHQEAWFTQPYSARKPIWTHPYHWAELPGDLYISAAAPIFDNEEQVTGVVSVDLSLSKINEFLSHIPVAETGKVIILSSSGSLIASSHPQTPFRLNSQGIAQRITPSELQDPIVDSALKLIDESLPVGYPLTELDNDIFLHNSEIFVKLVPYQDEYGLDFSIITIVPTQDFTAEIQQNIDHTIAISFLTFIGSILLSILTSKKITYPLSKLLQANENFAHGQFTQYPQNKTNIKEIEQLSRSFFSMANQIQQAMEQSESRYRQIVEQQTDFVIRSKLINRDTEPEVIIIFGNNSFSKALNLSPEETIGKKWSEVVFSEDIEEVMDQALKLCPTNPEFYIENRNIISNGEIIWTQWLNQGFFDEQGELIEIHSLGRNITKLKETEIALRESEAKFYQLALSCPGMIYIYVQRPDGSQCFEYVSEAAEEILELSPQELLEDVHKFTKLLHPDDMVAFREVTAHSAATMQPMVFEWRIITPSGKLKWLQSHDRPKKRKYGDIVWTGLIIDITDRINLQSRLEKIAANIPGMIYQYTLRADGTSHCPYMSRGITDLFGLQPEDVKESADPIFELIHPDDTQKLIDSILESADSMNTWVCEYRICPQNNKMIWVLGYATPQKELDGSTTWYGYVANISDRKEAEEALKESEERYHQILDSISDMVLVKNPRAEFVWANKAFRDFYNMNLEQLQGIIDAPHNNPEYTAQYIKDDAKVVETKQSLVILEEKALRHDGVERAFATVKSPIFDEEGNVIMTVGVSRDVTEAKQIAQALAQAKEEAEAATKAKSNFLANMSHEIRTPMNGVIGIAQLLALSPLTPEQRDLVATIEESSNVLLSIINDILDFSKIDSGKLELEQTGFSLQDLLKSISLLFSKQITDKNIEFAYHIDDSIPPMVGDSTRLKQVFLNLISNAFKFTSQGSIKIRVEKYGVLTPDSHQTLIVSIRDTGIGVPSDRISLLFTPFTQADTSISRKYGGTGLGLAISKSLINMMGGTIWLESQGNIGGNPPPHWTPPPANSIGSTFYFTLNLPVSIDPHNYHQSSSPFIPPASDAQKAALKILLAEDDRVNQKVALLMLKKLGYQADIALNGLEVLEKVAQQNYDVILMDLQMPHMGGIQATQEIRKGDRPQPYIIALTANALEEDQQQCKSVGMNDFLSKPLQLHKLKIALKIALQNIIDEK, from the coding sequence ATGCGATCGCCCTTAACCCATCAAGGAAAAAAAAATAAGGACAAACTAATCCCCCTAAGATGGATTATCGTGATTCCCTTTGTTTGCCAAGTATTTGGGGCAGTGAGCATTATTGGTTATCTATCATATCGTAGTGGTCAGAGGAGCATTAACAACCTCGGTAACCAATTAATGACCCAAACCGCCGACAAAGTTACCGACACCCTTGACCAATACTTTCAACAAGCCCAACAAATCAACCAACTAAACCAAAGACTAATCACATCAGGATTTTTAGATCCCGACAATTTTGACGAACTAGGCAAATACTTTTGGCAACAACTACAAACCTACGACTTCAACTACCTCGGCTACGGCAACACCAACCGAGAATTTGTCGGAGCAGGACATGGTAAATACCATAGCGAAATTAGTATTATTCGCCAACCAGAAGTAAACACCATCTACACGTATCAACCCGATAATCAAGGAAACTTAAGCGATCAAGTTTTAATAGAAGAAATCCACAACATCCATCAAGAAGCATGGTTTACACAACCCTACAGCGCTAGAAAACCAATATGGACTCACCCCTATCACTGGGCAGAACTTCCGGGCGACCTATATATTAGCGCCGCCGCCCCCATATTTGATAACGAGGAACAGGTAACAGGAGTAGTTTCCGTTGACCTCAGCCTGTCCAAAATCAATGAATTTCTCAGCCACATTCCCGTAGCAGAAACGGGCAAAGTAATTATTCTTAGTTCGTCAGGTTCCCTTATTGCCAGTTCCCATCCACAAACTCCATTTCGTCTCAACTCCCAAGGCATAGCCCAAAGAATTACCCCCAGCGAATTGCAAGATCCTATCGTAGATTCTGCCCTAAAATTAATAGATGAATCCTTACCCGTAGGTTATCCCCTCACAGAATTAGATAACGATATTTTTTTACACAACTCAGAAATTTTCGTCAAATTAGTTCCCTATCAAGATGAATATGGCTTAGACTTTTCCATCATAACCATCGTTCCTACCCAAGACTTTACAGCGGAAATTCAACAAAATATTGACCATACCATTGCCATTTCCTTCTTAACCTTTATCGGTTCCATTCTCCTCAGTATTTTAACCAGTAAAAAAATAACCTATCCCCTCTCCAAACTATTACAAGCTAACGAAAATTTTGCCCACGGACAATTTACCCAATATCCTCAAAATAAAACCAACATCAAAGAAATTGAACAACTATCTCGCTCTTTTTTCTCCATGGCAAATCAGATTCAACAAGCCATGGAACAAAGTGAAAGCCGTTATCGGCAAATAGTAGAACAACAAACAGATTTCGTGATCAGATCTAAATTGATCAATCGTGACACAGAACCAGAAGTAATTATTATTTTTGGTAATAATTCATTTTCTAAAGCCCTCAATCTTTCTCCAGAAGAAACTATCGGCAAAAAATGGTCAGAGGTTGTCTTTTCTGAAGATATAGAAGAAGTTATGGATCAGGCACTCAAACTATGCCCTACCAATCCAGAGTTTTACATTGAAAATAGAAATATCATTAGTAATGGTGAAATTATCTGGACTCAATGGCTTAACCAAGGTTTTTTTGATGAGCAAGGAGAATTGATCGAAATTCATTCCTTGGGTAGAAACATTACTAAATTAAAAGAAACAGAAATCGCCTTACGAGAAAGTGAAGCAAAGTTTTATCAATTAGCTCTTTCTTGTCCTGGAATGATCTATATTTATGTACAACGACCAGATGGCAGTCAATGCTTTGAATATGTCAGTGAGGCTGCCGAAGAAATTTTAGAGCTATCTCCCCAAGAACTCCTTGAAGATGTCCATAAATTTACTAAACTACTCCATCCTGACGATATGGTTGCTTTTAGAGAAGTTACAGCCCATTCTGCGGCTACCATGCAACCGATGGTTTTTGAGTGGAGAATTATTACCCCCAGTGGTAAACTCAAATGGTTACAATCCCACGATCGCCCCAAGAAAAGGAAATATGGTGATATAGTCTGGACGGGATTGATAATCGATATTACAGATCGCATCAATTTACAATCTCGCCTAGAAAAGATTGCCGCCAATATACCGGGTATGATTTACCAATATACCCTCAGAGCCGATGGCACTTCCCATTGCCCCTACATGAGTCGAGGCATTACCGATTTATTTGGTTTACAGCCCGAAGATGTCAAAGAAAGTGCAGATCCTATATTTGAACTCATCCACCCCGATGATACCCAGAAATTAATTGATTCGATCCTAGAATCTGCTGACAGTATGAATACATGGGTCTGTGAATATCGAATTTGTCCCCAAAATAATAAGATGATTTGGGTATTGGGCTATGCTACCCCTCAAAAAGAATTGGATGGTAGTACAACATGGTACGGTTATGTTGCAAATATAAGCGATCGCAAAGAAGCCGAGGAAGCATTAAAAGAAAGTGAGGAAAGATACCATCAAATTCTTGACTCCATTTCTGATATGGTTTTGGTCAAAAATCCCCGTGCCGAATTTGTCTGGGCAAATAAAGCCTTTCGAGATTTTTATAACATGAATCTTGAACAGTTGCAGGGTATTATTGATGCTCCCCACAATAACCCAGAATATACGGCTCAATATATAAAAGATGATGCCAAGGTGGTAGAAACAAAACAATCTTTAGTTATCCTAGAGGAAAAAGCCCTCCGCCACGATGGGGTGGAAAGGGCATTTGCTACGGTGAAATCTCCTATTTTTGATGAGGAAGGCAATGTAATCATGACCGTAGGAGTGTCGAGGGATGTTACCGAAGCCAAGCAAATAGCCCAAGCCCTTGCCCAAGCCAAAGAAGAAGCAGAAGCCGCCACCAAAGCCAAGAGTAATTTTTTGGCAAACATGAGCCATGAAATTAGAACCCCCATGAATGGCGTAATTGGTATTGCTCAACTTCTTGCCCTTTCACCTCTCACCCCCGAACAGAGGGATTTGGTGGCTACCATCGAAGAAAGTAGCAATGTTTTATTGAGTATAATTAATGATATTCTCGATTTTTCCAAAATTGACTCAGGAAAATTAGAATTAGAGCAAACTGGTTTTTCCTTGCAGGATTTATTAAAGTCGATTTCTTTGCTTTTTTCCAAGCAAATTACCGATAAAAATATTGAGTTTGCATATCATATCGATGACTCTATTCCCCCCATGGTGGGGGATAGTACCCGTTTGAAACAGGTATTTTTAAATTTGATCAGTAATGCTTTTAAGTTTACTTCTCAAGGTTCTATTAAAATTAGGGTGGAAAAATATGGTGTTTTGACCCCTGATTCTCATCAAACATTAATCGTTTCCATTCGGGATACAGGAATCGGGGTTCCGAGCGATCGCATTTCTCTCCTCTTTACCCCCTTCACCCAAGCCGACACCTCCATCAGCCGTAAATATGGCGGTACAGGATTAGGATTAGCCATTTCCAAAAGTCTTATTAATATGATGGGGGGAACCATTTGGCTAGAAAGCCAAGGAAACATCGGCGGCAATCCTCCTCCCCATTGGACTCCACCCCCCGCAAATTCCATTGGTTCAACCTTCTACTTTACCCTCAACCTACCTGTTAGTATAGATCCCCACAATTACCATCAATCCTCTTCCCCATTTATTCCCCCTGCCTCCGATGCCCAAAAAGCAGCCCTAAAAATTCTTTTGGCAGAAGATGATCGAGTCAATCAAAAAGTAGCCCTCTTAATGCTCAAAAAATTGGGTTATCAAGCTGATATTGCCCTCAACGGTTTAGAAGTCCTCGAAAAAGTTGCTCAACAAAATTATGATGTTATTTTAATGGATTTACAAATGCCCCACATGGGCGGTATCCAAGCTACCCAAGAAATTAGAAAGGGCGATCGCCCCCAACCCTACATAATCGCCCTCACCGCCAACGCCCTCGAAGAAGATCAACAACAATGTAAATCCGTTGGCATGAACGACTTTCTCAGTAAACCCCTCCAACTCCATAAACTGAAAATTGCCCTAAAAATAGCCTTACAAAATATCATTGACGAAAAATAA
- a CDS encoding LSU ribosomal protein L10P (PFAM: Ribosomal protein L10~COGs: COG0244 Ribosomal protein L10~InterPro IPR002363:IPR001790~KEGG: cyc:PCC7424_1018 50S ribosomal protein L10~PFAM: ribosomal protein L10~SPTR: 50S ribosomal protein L10;~manually curated) — protein sequence MSKSLESKKKEVADIKGLLAESQLALVIDYQGLSVAEISDLRNRLREQGGICKVTKNTLMGKAIEGDATWEPMSQFLSGSSAFILADAENLGGTVKAYQAFQKDRKKSECRGGVMEGKALTKEEVKALADLPTKEELIAQIAGSINSITAKIARSINEVPSSLARAVDAVKSQQEEAA from the coding sequence ATATCTAAATCCCTTGAAAGTAAAAAGAAAGAGGTAGCCGATATTAAAGGCTTACTCGCTGAATCTCAACTAGCATTAGTCATCGATTATCAAGGGCTTAGTGTTGCTGAAATTAGCGATTTGCGTAATCGCCTAAGAGAACAAGGCGGCATCTGTAAAGTGACCAAAAACACTTTAATGGGTAAAGCCATCGAAGGAGACGCAACTTGGGAACCCATGAGCCAATTTCTCAGTGGTTCTTCCGCTTTCATTTTAGCAGACGCAGAAAACCTCGGCGGTACAGTCAAAGCCTACCAAGCATTCCAGAAAGATCGCAAAAAAAGCGAATGTCGTGGCGGTGTAATGGAAGGCAAAGCCCTTACCAAAGAAGAAGTAAAAGCCCTCGCTGACTTACCCACCAAAGAAGAGCTCATCGCTCAAATTGCTGGTTCTATCAACTCCATTACTGCCAAAATTGCTCGTAGCATTAATGAAGTACCCAGCTCCTTGGCTCGTGCGGTGGATGCTGTCAAATCCCAACAAGAAGAAGCAGCCTAA
- a CDS encoding LSU ribosomal protein L12P (PFAM: Ribosomal protein L7/L12 C-terminal domain~TIGRFAM: ribosomal protein L7/L12~COGs: COG0222 Ribosomal protein L7/L12~InterPro IPR013823:IPR000206~KEGG: syp:SYNPCC7002_A1026 ribosomal protein L7/L12~PFAM: Ribosomal protein L7/L12~SPTR: 50S ribosomal protein L7/L12;~TIGRFAM: ribosomal protein L7/L12), whose amino-acid sequence MSDKVANIVEELKTLSLLEASELVKQIEEVFGVSAAAPVGGMVMAAPAAAGGEEAEEKSEFDVVLESFGDAKMAVLKVVRGITGLGLKESKELVEAAPKAIKEGTSKEDAEAIKKQLEEAGAKVSIK is encoded by the coding sequence ATGTCTGATAAAGTAGCAAATATTGTTGAAGAGTTAAAAACCCTTAGTCTCTTAGAGGCTTCCGAATTAGTTAAACAAATCGAAGAAGTATTCGGCGTAAGTGCCGCCGCTCCCGTAGGTGGAATGGTAATGGCCGCTCCCGCTGCTGCTGGTGGCGAAGAAGCTGAAGAAAAAAGCGAATTTGACGTTGTTCTCGAGAGCTTCGGCGATGCTAAAATGGCTGTTCTTAAAGTCGTTCGTGGTATCACTGGCTTAGGCTTAAAAGAAAGCAAAGAGTTAGTAGAAGCTGCACCCAAAGCTATCAAAGAAGGTACCAGCAAAGAAGATGCTGAAGCTATCAAGAAACAATTAGAAGAAGCAGGCGCTAAAGTATCCATCAAATAA
- a CDS encoding hypothetical protein (KEGG: mar:MAE_26330 hypothetical protein~SPTR: Genome sequencing data, contig C327), protein MKMSYRGNKYQSSAASLLEVKEGDIIGKYRGVECHQKLPRHIPQLQPKIYLKYRGIAYSSNPNAQPYFIPNETDVTPKECLPTETVVSEETKYNLATVHLSNLRRNLERRMEVAQSHENYRLLAMLKKEADALDDKQSIKC, encoded by the coding sequence ATGAAAATGTCCTATAGAGGAAATAAATATCAATCCAGCGCCGCATCTTTATTAGAAGTAAAGGAAGGAGATATTATTGGTAAATATAGAGGAGTGGAATGTCATCAAAAACTCCCCAGACACATTCCCCAACTACAACCCAAAATTTATCTCAAATATCGTGGCATCGCCTACAGCAGTAACCCCAATGCCCAACCCTACTTTATTCCCAATGAAACAGATGTTACACCAAAAGAATGTCTCCCCACTGAAACCGTTGTCAGTGAAGAAACAAAATACAATTTAGCCACCGTCCACTTAAGCAACTTACGTCGTAATTTAGAACGCCGTATGGAAGTGGCTCAAAGTCATGAAAACTATCGTTTGTTGGCGATGTTAAAAAAAGAAGCTGATGCCCTTGATGATAAACAGAGTATCAAATGTTAA
- a CDS encoding aldo/keto reductase (PFAM: Aldo/keto reductase family~COGs: COG0667 oxidoreductase (related to aryl-alcohol dehydrogenase)~InterPro IPR020471:IPR001395~KEGG: mar:MAE_16060 aldo/keto reductase~PFAM: aldo/keto reductase~SPTR: Aldo/keto reductase), protein MTISNITKTKKLGNSTIEVSALGIGTWAWGDSFFWDYGKTYGKNEIEEAFKATVEGGVTFFDTAEVYGSGKSEQLLGEFCQGMEQKIDIATKYAPFPWRLFGGSVADALTQSLKNLQMDYIPLYQVHWPFMLMSQDTLMNALADEVEKGRIGAIGVSNYSAEEMKKASDILAKRNIPLAVNQVKYSLLTRKIESKGILKTAQDLGITLLAYSPLAQGLLTGKYSLDNPQKPEGARKIDSRFSASGLGKIAPVLELLQQLGEKYQKTPAQVSLNWLMAQENVIPIPGAKNAKQAKENTGALGWNLASNEVAQLEEITRPWLNS, encoded by the coding sequence ATGACTATCAGCAACATTACAAAAACCAAAAAATTGGGAAATAGCACCATAGAAGTATCCGCCCTAGGTATTGGTACATGGGCATGGGGAGATTCCTTTTTCTGGGATTATGGTAAAACCTATGGCAAAAATGAAATTGAGGAGGCCTTTAAAGCTACTGTGGAGGGAGGAGTAACTTTTTTTGATACTGCCGAGGTTTATGGCAGTGGCAAATCTGAGCAACTTTTGGGAGAATTTTGTCAGGGCATGGAGCAAAAAATTGATATTGCCACTAAATACGCCCCTTTTCCATGGCGATTGTTTGGTGGTAGTGTTGCCGATGCCCTTACCCAGAGTTTAAAAAATCTACAAATGGATTATATTCCCCTTTATCAGGTGCATTGGCCCTTTATGCTCATGAGTCAAGATACCCTCATGAATGCCTTGGCAGATGAGGTAGAAAAAGGTAGGATAGGGGCGATCGGGGTTAGTAACTATTCCGCCGAAGAAATGAAAAAAGCTAGTGATATTTTGGCAAAAAGAAACATTCCCCTCGCCGTCAATCAAGTTAAATATTCCTTACTCACTCGCAAAATTGAATCCAAAGGAATTCTCAAAACTGCCCAAGACTTAGGCATAACCCTTCTTGCCTATAGTCCCCTCGCCCAAGGATTACTCACTGGGAAATATAGCCTTGATAATCCCCAAAAGCCAGAAGGAGCAAGAAAAATCGACTCTCGCTTTAGTGCTAGTGGTTTAGGCAAAATAGCCCCTGTTTTGGAACTTTTACAACAATTAGGGGAAAAATATCAAAAAACTCCTGCCCAAGTATCCTTAAATTGGTTAATGGCACAGGAGAATGTAATACCCATCCCTGGGGCAAAAAATGCTAAACAAGCCAAGGAAAATACTGGGGCTTTGGGATGGAATTTAGCAAGCAACGAAGTGGCACAACTAGAAGAAATTACTCGACCTTGGCTTAATTCATAA
- a CDS encoding thiol-disulfide oxidoreductase DCC (PFAM: Protein of unknown function, DUF393~COGs: COG3011 conserved hypothetical protein~InterPro IPR007263~KEGG: ter:Tery_3618 hypothetical protein~PFAM: thiol-disulphide oxidoreductase DCC~SPTR: Putative uncharacterized protein) produces the protein MAMKYHVIYDGNCNLCVNLVQLLESFDQGESFVYTPMQDEHIINSLSVTSCDCEKGMILIDTDTNQRWQGSDAAEEIARILPSGSWFVNIYQGLPFAKDTGDRLYAMIRDNRYKLFGERLHTYRSKYGVQQLKIDN, from the coding sequence ATGGCTATGAAATACCATGTGATTTATGATGGTAATTGCAACCTCTGCGTTAATCTAGTGCAATTATTAGAAAGTTTTGATCAAGGGGAGTCTTTTGTTTATACTCCTATGCAGGACGAGCATATCATTAACTCTTTGTCCGTTACTTCTTGTGACTGTGAAAAAGGTATGATTTTGATTGACACAGATACTAATCAACGATGGCAGGGAAGCGATGCCGCCGAAGAGATTGCTCGAATTTTGCCCTCTGGTAGTTGGTTTGTCAATATATATCAGGGTTTACCCTTTGCTAAGGATACGGGCGATCGCCTTTATGCCATGATTAGAGATAACCGTTACAAGTTATTTGGCGAAAGACTACATACATACCGCTCAAAGTATGGGGTACAACAATTGAAAATTGACAATTGA